Proteins encoded by one window of Carettochelys insculpta isolate YL-2023 chromosome 10, ASM3395843v1, whole genome shotgun sequence:
- the LOC142018618 gene encoding uncharacterized protein LOC142018618, whose amino-acid sequence MTVSPRVSCLSLSLTGGTEKLSLVENHSAGGGQRSFTEFPIAEGPEESAGEASVVLESPPGPSLQGSPSAEERPAPRRARRRTPRLQLPTATDPQLLAILRRQLEVSEQHLQLQERALAWRQEAWGAYMQTFNRLVDYLAPHAVPADPSPALPAPAAPPPAAPPVAGPSAVAPPPTREGQSAEGPLEPPETRRPRYLPVQPAPTQPRTRL is encoded by the exons ATGACTGTTTCCCCAAG GGTCAGCTGCCTTTCTTTATCACTAACAGGTGGAACTGAGAAATTGAGTCTTGTAGAGAACCACTCAGCTGGAGGAGGGCAGAGATCATTTACTGAGTTCCCCATTGCAG aaggaccggaagagagcgccggcgaggcctcggttgtcctagagagccctccgggaccatcactccagggcagcccctcggccgaggaacgaccggccccgcggcgggctagacggcggaccccgcgcctacaactgccgacagcgacggacccccagctgctggccatcctccgccggcagctggaggtctcggagcagcacctccagctgcaggagcgggcactggcctggcgccaggaggcatggggggcctatatgcagacatttaaccgcctggtggactacctggccccccatgccgtgccggccgacccatcgcccgccctgcccgctcctgcagccccaccaccagctgctccgcccgtcgccggcccgtccgctgtcgccccaccacccacccgcgagggccagagcgccgagggacccctggagccacctgagactcgccggccccgataccttccggtccagcccgctcccacccagccgcggaccaggctgtga